Proteins from a single region of Juglans microcarpa x Juglans regia isolate MS1-56 chromosome 5S, Jm3101_v1.0, whole genome shotgun sequence:
- the LOC121267953 gene encoding kelch-like protein 8, producing the protein MGSLPSPPRPVIDLPPSPESSASNFKVYAVFSPTEQCPNTYRSNSIEFYNRFSNRWTRASSIPGLVDNHFLKGFAMVSLGDSIYIIGGRLCHRERSHGPDQDDSDHDFVEVDVDVLPLVLCYNVRSEQWSRCAPLGTPRYDFACSVHDNKIYVAGGKSTLATARGLPSAEVYNPRLDMWTPLPNMNTLRYMCVGVTWQSKFYVVGGFAEEEDSDSRLNMVLRSSAEVYDTQARKWDLIQGMWQLDVPPNQIVTVDAKLFSCGDCLNAWKGHIEVYDGEVNIWNEVDGSQGALNSLSSASNNDENWRPNQRLYLTMAPIGTRIYFFTGHRMAGELSRTMSRVHVFDTSATSNAWRSLDPMEEVGLKELFSHCCVVEVQ; encoded by the coding sequence ATGGGTTCCCTCCCTTCCCCTCCACGACCAGTTATTGATCTACCACCATCACCAGAAAGCTCTGCCTCCAACTTTAAAGTTTATGCCGTGTTTTCCCCAACTGAGCAATGCCCAAATACATACAGATCTAATTCGATTGAATTTTACAATCGCTTTAGTAACAGATGGACTCGCGCTAGCTCTATCCCTGGCCTAGTTGACAACCATTTCTTGAAGGGTTTTGCAATGGTCTCTCTAGGTGACTCCATTTACATAATTGGCGGGAGGCTGTGCCACAGAGAAAGATCTCATGGCCCAGATCAGGATGATTCGGATCATGACTTTGTAGAAGTGGATGTTGATGTCCTACCCTTGGTTTTGTGTTACAATGTTAGGTCCGAACAATGGTCCCGATGTGCACCATTAGGCACACCACGTTATGATTTTGCATGCTCCGTTCATGATAACAAAATCTATGTGGCGGGTGGGAAATCCACTTTAGCTACTGCAAGGGGTCTTCCGTCGGCTGAGGTGTACAATCCTAGACTCGACATGTGGACCCCGTTGCCTAATATGAATACTTTGAGGTACATGTGTGTGGGGGTGACATGGCAAAGTAAATTCTACGTGGTTGGAGGATTTGCTGAGGAAGAGGACTCGGATTCGAGGCTCAACATGGTGTTGCGCAGTTCGGCCGAGGTGTACGACACGCAAGCGAGGAAGTGGGACCTCATACAGGGAATGTGGCAACTAGATGTCCCACCTAATCAAATTGTCACGGTGGATGCGAAGCTATTTAGCTGTGGAGATTGCCTAAATGCATGGAAAGGTCACATTGAGGTCTATGATGGGGAGGTTAACATATGGAACGAAGTTGATGGGTCACAAGGAGCCCTTAATTCCTTAAGTTCTGCATCCAACAATGATGAAAATTGGCGGCCAAATCAAAGGCTTTACCTCACAATGGCACCGATAGGAACCCGTATATATTTCTTCACTGGCCACCGGATGGCTGGGGAATTATCAAGAACAATGTCAAGGGTCCACGTGTTTGACACGTCAGCAACTAGCAACGCTTGGAGGAGCCTTGACCCAATGGAAGAGGTGGGCTTGAAAGAACTTTTCAGCCATTGTTGTGTCGTTGAAGTCCAGTAA
- the LOC121266788 gene encoding uncharacterized protein LOC121266788, with protein sequence MVEEDGYAWAPIGAPLNDVQREEHWRHFDNSVNAVSFGFVATAILISMFLVMAIFERFLRPTSPALSPSSGHSHRDLEAQTGFNAKLGHPSPKMTVYTSGVSVLMPGDDIPTFIAHPAPMPCPPERCLWPNHQHISLPNLNSNSNLSTSSSSLGENET encoded by the exons atggtgGAAGAAGACGGGTATGCATGGGCACCAATAGGGGCTCCATTGAACGACGTGCAGAGAGAGGAGCACTGGAGGCACTTTGACAACTCGGTCAATGCCGTGTCGTTCGGCTTCGTTGCTACTGCCATTCTCATCTCCATGTTCCTGGTCATGGCCATCTTTGAGAGGTTCCTCAGACCCACCTCACCTGCTCTCTCCCCTTCCAGTGGCCATAGCCACCGTGACCTTGAGGCCCAGACGGGCTTCAATGCCAAGCTCGGTCACCCATCTCCCAAA ATGACTGTATACACAAGTGGAGTATCGGTTCTGATGCCTGGAGATGATATTCCTACCTTCATTGCACACCCAGCTCCCATGCCATGTCCCCCTGAACGTTGTTTATGGCCTAACCATCAACATATTTCATTGcctaatctcaactcaaactCCAACTTGAGCACAAGCTCAAGCTCACTGGGAGAAAACGAGACATGA